The following coding sequences lie in one Apium graveolens cultivar Ventura chromosome 1, ASM990537v1, whole genome shotgun sequence genomic window:
- the LOC141714507 gene encoding uncharacterized protein LOC141714507: protein MLSKSLDGESLILYLEVSEYSISAVLVREEDGQQSQVYYVSKRLHDAETRYTSMEKLVYALILASRKLRPYFQAHRIEVRTAYPLRQVLHKPESSGRMLKWAVELGQFDLEYVPRTAIKGFIDTHPTHMEESVEEFPHPWWILHVDGAVNNGGAGAGIVLVSLEGHHLMSTIHFKFYATNNDAEYEALINGLKIALEMGKRNLIARSDSELVVNQVNTEFQARGPRTELYLRCTQRLIGMFKEVRLECVPREKNSNADALAKMGSQQEAVLLGIIPLEI, encoded by the exons ATGCTGTCAAAATCATTGGATGGAGAATCTCTAATACTATACCTCGAAGTGTCTGAATATTCGATCAGCGCAGTTTTGGTAAGAGAGGAAGATGGGCAACAGTCACAAGTCTACTACGTGAGCAAGCGGTTGCACGACGCTGAAACTCGCTACACAAGCATGGAGAAATTGGTTTACGCCCTGATTCTTGCATCAAGAAAATTGCGGCCGTATTTCCAAGCCCATAGAATTGAAGTCCGTACGGCATACCCGCTACGACAGGTCCTTCATAAACCAGAGTCATCAGGAAGAATGCTAAAATGGgctgtggagttgggacagtttgatttggaatatgtTCCCCGGACAGCGATTAAAGG CTTTATTGACACTCATCCTACTCATATGGAGGAGTCTGTGGAGGAGTTTCCACATCCCTGGTGGATTTTGCATGTGGATGGGGCAGTTAACAATGGAGGTGCAGGTGCGGGTATAGTACTTGTGTCTCTCGAAGGCCATCATCTGATGAGCAcaattcatttcaagttttatgcaacgaataatgatgcggagtatgaAGCATTGATTAATGGCCTGAAGATTGCTTTGGAAATGGGGAAGCGAAACCTAATTGCAAGAAGTGACTCAGAGTTGGTGGTGAATCAGGTGAACACGGAATTTCAAGCGCGAGGCCCGCGAacagaattatacttgagatgtACACAGCGCCTGATTGGAATGTTCAAAGAAGTTAGGTTGGAATGTGTTCCGCGGGAGAAGAACAGTAACGCAGATGCTCTAGCAAAAATGGGGTCGCAACAAGAGGCTGTGTTGTTAGGAATTATCCCTCTTGAAATCTAG